From Cecembia calidifontis, one genomic window encodes:
- a CDS encoding geranylgeranyl reductase family protein: protein MEVFDIVIIGAGPAGSTAAWHLSGQGLKIALLDKKSFPRDKVCGDALSGNTIFELKKLEDKGLDLSFFEVTENAYPVDGWSFFSPKGHRLDLFLPNEQKITEGKLKYPGFVSKRFDFDHFLLTPLRKTANIVVFENCEVKQIDFHNDKVKIICADRDLEAKLVLGADGANSILARKLWREKIDRAHYSAGLRQYFRNVKFEREKQLIELHFLPEILPGYFWIFPMADNVANVGIGMLSSEIEKRSINLKAVMKDIIQHHPKVSSRFHKAEALESPKGFGLPLGSRKSQVSGDRFLLVGDAASLIDPFTGEGIGFAMKSGRLAAHFILSKWGYHDFHNNQEYDEMLWKKIGGDILTAYRIQKLLRFPWLFDWVVKKANSSPSIWNLLNRMVWYPSERQNLSNPLFYFKVFRKS from the coding sequence TTGGAAGTATTCGACATTGTAATTATCGGAGCTGGACCGGCGGGGTCAACGGCAGCTTGGCATTTGTCAGGCCAAGGGCTGAAGATTGCCCTCTTGGACAAAAAAAGCTTTCCAAGAGACAAAGTTTGTGGGGATGCTTTGAGTGGAAATACCATTTTTGAGCTTAAAAAACTGGAAGATAAAGGTTTGGATCTTTCTTTTTTTGAGGTAACTGAAAATGCCTATCCTGTTGATGGGTGGAGTTTCTTTAGTCCGAAAGGCCATCGCCTGGACCTTTTTCTACCTAATGAGCAAAAAATCACCGAGGGGAAATTGAAATATCCGGGCTTTGTCAGTAAAAGATTTGATTTTGATCATTTTCTGCTCACGCCCTTGAGAAAGACGGCAAATATTGTTGTTTTTGAAAATTGTGAAGTAAAACAGATTGATTTTCATAATGATAAAGTGAAAATCATTTGTGCTGACAGGGATCTCGAAGCCAAGTTGGTCCTTGGAGCGGATGGTGCCAATTCCATTTTAGCCAGAAAGCTATGGCGGGAAAAAATTGACAGGGCACATTATTCTGCGGGCCTTAGGCAATATTTCAGAAATGTAAAGTTTGAAAGGGAAAAACAATTGATTGAGCTTCATTTTTTACCCGAGATCCTTCCGGGTTATTTTTGGATTTTTCCAATGGCCGACAACGTGGCCAATGTTGGCATCGGGATGCTTTCCTCTGAAATTGAAAAGCGTTCGATCAATCTGAAAGCGGTCATGAAAGATATTATACAGCACCATCCCAAGGTTTCCTCAAGATTTCATAAAGCAGAAGCGCTAGAATCCCCCAAGGGATTTGGTTTGCCTTTAGGCTCAAGGAAAAGCCAGGTAAGTGGGGATAGGTTTTTGTTGGTAGGGGATGCGGCTTCCCTGATTGATCCTTTTACAGGAGAAGGTATTGGCTTTGCCATGAAAAGCGGAAGATTGGCTGCCCATTTTATCCTTTCCAAATGGGGGTATCACGATTTTCATAACAATCAGGAATACGATGAAATGTTATGGAAGAAGATCGGAGGAGATATCCTTACAGCCTATAGGATTCAGAAATTGCTCCGCTTTCCCTGGTTATTTGATTGGGTGGTGAAGAAAGCCAATTCCAGCCCATCAATTTGGAACTTGCTCAACCGCATGGTATGGTATCCATCTGAAAGACAAAACCTTTCCAATCCTTTATTTTATTTTAAAGTTTTCAGGAAAAGCTAA
- a CDS encoding S41 family peptidase — MRNIFMFLILTLVGIKLHAQVEPLWLRYPAISPDGKEIVFSYKGDLFKVDAKGGTATPLTLHEAHDFMPVWSPDGKQIAFASDRFGNFDVYVMPSVGGEARRLTFHSGNDFPWDFTPDGKEVIFSSPRNDLQTSVRFPNKGLFGKLYKVPVEGGRSVLMSTAGFQNASFDSSGERIIFQDRKGYEDEWRKRHTSSVTRDIWIYDLKQQKYTQVSDFEGEDREPLFSADGNSAFYLSEKNGSQNVFKRDLLNGAETQLTHFNDHPVRHLSRSRQDVLSFTWNGEIYTLEPGGQPVKVPVKIFADFRGKDQKIVPVNGGATEMALSPNGKEIAFVFRGEVFVTSVDNNLTKRITNTSAQERMLSWGADGRTLFYSTERGESWDIYKASIVRNDEPYFYVATLIKEEAVIATEKDDFQPVVSPDGKEIAYLEERNILKVFNIANKTSRTIIPAGENFSYSDGDQDFTWSPDSKWIVAKNSLGLYGASHMVLYDAVGGKEGVNLTNSGFSDGRGQFALKGKALIWANDRDGKKPLALQGARELDIYALFFDQSAFDRFKLSKAEYDLLKEQEEKDKDKKKEEGPLVLDLSGIENRKLRLTTGSINLSSFDMSPDGDKLYFMASFEDRYDVWVLDTRTKELKSLAKTNSGPGTIKLDKDGKNLFVLANGRLSKIETGNGKVSNIGISEEMVLDASLERDYIFHHAWRQVKKKFYDPSLHGIDWDMYRENYARFLPHINNNYDFQELLSEILGELNASHTGGRYSHKADNGDETASLGMFFDEMSNGPGLKILEIIPGGPLDKANSRVKAGHIIEKIDGVTLGSDFDWNMTLNRKVDKFVLLSLFDPKTNSRWEETVKPISQGAENALLYKRWVETMRAMVDKLSNGRIGYVHVQGMNDNSFRTVYDEVLGKNADKEALIVDTRFNGGGWLHEDLSNFLDGKPYATFRPYGFIARGGEPRDKWAKPSVVLMSESNYSDAHAFPYAYRAKGIGKLIGMPVPGTSTAVWWETQIDPTIVFGIPMIAFYGVAEDRPLENLQLEPDIKVATPFEEILFGKDAQIEAAVKELLNQIN, encoded by the coding sequence ATGAGAAATATTTTCATGTTTTTGATACTCACGCTTGTGGGGATCAAACTGCATGCGCAGGTAGAGCCATTATGGTTACGTTATCCGGCCATTTCCCCTGATGGGAAGGAGATCGTGTTCAGTTACAAAGGAGACCTTTTTAAAGTTGATGCCAAGGGGGGCACAGCAACTCCCCTGACACTTCACGAAGCCCATGACTTTATGCCTGTGTGGAGTCCTGACGGCAAACAAATTGCTTTTGCCAGTGATCGTTTCGGGAATTTCGATGTATATGTTATGCCTTCAGTGGGCGGGGAAGCCAGGAGATTGACTTTTCACTCCGGGAATGATTTTCCCTGGGATTTTACCCCTGATGGGAAGGAAGTGATTTTCAGTTCACCAAGAAATGATCTTCAGACCTCTGTGAGATTTCCAAACAAAGGTTTGTTTGGGAAGCTTTACAAAGTTCCTGTAGAGGGAGGAAGATCTGTGCTGATGTCTACTGCCGGCTTTCAAAATGCCAGTTTTGATTCAAGTGGTGAGCGGATCATTTTTCAGGACAGAAAAGGTTATGAGGATGAATGGAGGAAAAGGCATACTTCCTCTGTTACCAGGGATATTTGGATTTATGATTTAAAACAGCAAAAATATACCCAGGTCAGTGACTTTGAGGGAGAGGATAGAGAACCTCTTTTTTCAGCTGATGGCAATTCCGCTTTCTATTTAAGCGAAAAGAATGGATCTCAAAATGTTTTCAAAAGGGATCTCCTTAATGGGGCTGAGACCCAATTGACGCATTTCAATGATCATCCGGTAAGACATTTGAGCAGAAGCCGACAAGATGTACTGTCTTTTACTTGGAATGGTGAAATTTATACCTTGGAGCCGGGAGGTCAACCTGTCAAGGTGCCGGTGAAAATTTTTGCGGATTTTAGGGGGAAAGATCAAAAAATAGTTCCGGTCAACGGTGGGGCTACTGAAATGGCCCTTTCACCTAACGGGAAGGAGATTGCTTTTGTGTTCAGAGGGGAGGTATTCGTCACTTCTGTGGACAATAATCTTACCAAAAGAATTACCAATACCTCAGCTCAGGAGAGGATGCTAAGTTGGGGAGCAGATGGCCGTACGCTCTTCTATTCAACAGAAAGGGGCGAAAGCTGGGATATTTATAAGGCAAGTATTGTCAGAAATGACGAGCCTTATTTCTATGTGGCAACTTTGATCAAGGAAGAAGCGGTGATTGCTACCGAAAAGGATGATTTTCAGCCAGTTGTTTCTCCTGATGGTAAGGAGATTGCTTATCTGGAAGAACGAAATATTCTTAAGGTATTTAACATTGCCAATAAAACCTCCAGAACCATTATTCCGGCTGGAGAGAACTTCTCTTACAGTGACGGTGACCAGGATTTTACCTGGAGTCCTGACAGCAAATGGATAGTGGCCAAAAATTCTCTGGGATTGTATGGGGCCAGCCATATGGTTTTATATGATGCTGTTGGTGGCAAAGAAGGTGTTAATTTGACCAATTCAGGCTTTTCAGACGGCAGAGGACAGTTTGCTTTGAAAGGGAAAGCGCTCATTTGGGCCAATGACCGTGATGGAAAGAAACCTTTGGCACTTCAAGGTGCCAGGGAACTGGATATTTATGCTTTGTTCTTTGATCAGTCGGCCTTTGACCGATTTAAGCTGAGCAAAGCGGAATATGACCTTCTGAAAGAACAGGAAGAAAAAGACAAAGATAAAAAGAAAGAAGAAGGTCCGCTTGTCCTTGACCTCAGTGGTATTGAGAATAGGAAATTAAGACTGACCACTGGTTCTATCAACCTGTCTTCCTTTGACATGTCACCAGATGGGGATAAGCTGTATTTTATGGCGAGTTTTGAAGACCGCTATGATGTGTGGGTATTGGATACCCGTACCAAAGAATTGAAGTCTTTGGCAAAAACCAACTCGGGTCCAGGTACCATAAAATTGGATAAAGACGGCAAAAATTTATTTGTCCTTGCAAATGGAAGGCTTTCAAAGATTGAAACAGGAAATGGCAAAGTAAGTAACATTGGAATCAGTGAAGAAATGGTATTGGATGCCAGTTTGGAACGTGATTATATTTTTCATCATGCTTGGAGACAGGTAAAGAAGAAGTTTTATGATCCTTCACTTCACGGAATTGATTGGGACATGTATAGGGAAAACTACGCCCGCTTCCTTCCCCATATCAACAACAATTATGATTTCCAGGAATTATTGAGTGAGATATTGGGTGAATTGAACGCTTCCCATACCGGAGGCCGGTATTCTCATAAGGCAGACAATGGTGATGAAACAGCCTCTTTGGGGATGTTTTTTGACGAGATGTCCAATGGGCCTGGACTGAAAATCTTGGAAATCATACCTGGTGGTCCATTGGATAAAGCAAATAGCCGAGTCAAAGCGGGGCATATAATTGAGAAAATTGATGGAGTCACTTTGGGTTCTGATTTCGATTGGAACATGACTTTAAACCGTAAAGTTGATAAGTTTGTGTTGCTCTCCCTTTTTGATCCAAAAACTAACAGCAGGTGGGAAGAAACCGTGAAGCCTATTTCTCAAGGCGCAGAAAATGCCCTGCTATACAAGAGATGGGTAGAAACAATGCGTGCCATGGTGGACAAGTTAAGCAATGGAAGGATTGGTTATGTCCATGTGCAAGGGATGAATGACAATAGCTTCAGAACAGTATATGATGAGGTTTTGGGCAAAAATGCTGATAAAGAAGCCTTGATTGTAGACACCAGGTTCAATGGGGGAGGATGGCTGCATGAAGACCTTTCCAACTTCCTTGATGGCAAACCTTACGCCACCTTTAGACCTTATGGTTTTATTGCCAGGGGAGGGGAGCCAAGAGACAAATGGGCCAAACCAAGTGTGGTATTAATGAGTGAGAGCAATTATTCTGATGCCCATGCCTTTCCATATGCATATCGGGCTAAGGGAATCGGTAAACTCATCGGCATGCCGGTGCCAGGTACAAGTACAGCTGTATGGTGGGAAACCCAGATTGATCCGACAATTGTATTCGGGATACCTATGATTGCCTTCTATGGGGTCGCTGAAGATAGGCCGTTAGAGAATCTACAACTTGAACCGGATATTAAAGTAGCCACCCCATTCGAGGAAATTCTTTTTGGTAAGGATGCACAGATTGAAGCAGCGGTGAAGGAGTTGTTGAATCAAATTAATTGA
- the eno gene encoding phosphopyruvate hydratase translates to MTLIQSIHARQILDSRGNPTIEVDVFTETGAFGRAAVPSGASTGINEAVELRDGDKSKYLGKGVLKAVSNVNDVIAPELVGLSIFEQNLIDQIMIDLDGTPNKSKLGANAILGVSLAVAKAAAMEAGQPLYRYIGGVNANTLPVPMMNIINGGSHSDAPIAFQEFMVRPVGAENFTEAIRMGCEIFHHLKKILHDKGLSTAVGDEGGFAPNFSGGTEEALACILDAIAKAGYKAGDDVTIALDCAASEFFKDGKYDYSKFEGPNGKVRSREEQVAYLAELTEKYPIDSIEDGCAEEDWEGWSMLTAKIGNKIQLVGDDLLVTNVKFLERGIKEKAANAILIKVNQIGTLTETLNAIAMAHKAGWNCVMSHRSGETEDSTIADLAVATNCGQIKTGSASRSDRMAKYNQLLRIEEQLGDSAVFPQKK, encoded by the coding sequence ATGACTTTGATTCAATCCATTCATGCCAGACAGATCTTAGATTCCCGTGGTAATCCTACCATTGAGGTAGATGTGTTTACAGAAACAGGTGCTTTTGGTAGGGCTGCTGTTCCCAGTGGTGCTTCTACAGGTATCAATGAGGCCGTAGAGCTTCGTGATGGTGATAAATCCAAATACCTGGGAAAAGGTGTATTGAAAGCTGTCTCCAACGTGAATGATGTGATTGCCCCTGAATTGGTTGGCTTGAGCATTTTTGAGCAAAATCTCATCGATCAGATCATGATCGACCTGGATGGAACACCTAACAAAAGTAAATTAGGTGCTAATGCTATCCTTGGTGTTTCTTTGGCAGTGGCTAAAGCAGCAGCTATGGAGGCTGGGCAGCCATTGTACAGATATATAGGAGGTGTCAATGCCAATACCCTTCCTGTACCTATGATGAATATCATCAATGGAGGCTCGCATTCCGATGCCCCTATTGCGTTTCAGGAATTTATGGTTCGACCGGTAGGTGCGGAAAATTTTACAGAGGCCATAAGAATGGGCTGCGAAATTTTCCACCATTTGAAAAAAATCCTTCATGATAAAGGATTGAGTACTGCTGTAGGTGATGAGGGAGGTTTTGCTCCTAATTTTTCCGGAGGTACTGAAGAGGCTTTAGCCTGTATTTTGGATGCTATCGCCAAAGCTGGCTACAAAGCCGGTGATGATGTGACCATCGCTTTAGACTGTGCTGCTTCTGAATTCTTCAAAGATGGCAAATATGATTATTCCAAATTTGAAGGGCCTAACGGTAAAGTAAGAAGCAGAGAAGAGCAGGTAGCTTATTTGGCTGAATTAACCGAAAAATATCCAATAGACTCTATCGAAGATGGCTGTGCTGAGGAAGATTGGGAAGGTTGGTCCATGTTGACTGCCAAAATTGGAAACAAAATCCAGTTGGTAGGAGATGACCTTTTGGTGACCAATGTGAAGTTCTTGGAAAGAGGTATCAAGGAGAAGGCTGCCAATGCTATCCTGATCAAAGTTAATCAAATCGGCACTTTGACAGAAACCTTGAATGCTATAGCCATGGCCCATAAGGCGGGATGGAATTGTGTGATGTCCCATAGATCAGGTGAAACTGAAGACTCAACCATTGCGGATCTTGCAGTAGCTACAAATTGCGGACAGATCAAAACCGGTTCTGCTTCCAGATCTGACAGGATGGCCAAATACAACCAATTGTTGAGAATCGAAGAGCAGCTGGGTGACTCTGCTGTTTTTCCTCAGAAAAAATAA
- the carA gene encoding glutamine-hydrolyzing carbamoyl-phosphate synthase small subunit, which yields MNKQKATLLLADGTIFRGTLIGSPGTNGGEICFNTGMTGYQEIYTDPSYTGQIVVTTTSHIGNYGVIDSEVESDHPTIAGIVVNSFSEVYSRLDASGSLQDYLVKYGITGIADIDTRKLVRHIRSKGAMNAIISSEFEEDLAGLKAQLNLVPDMNGLELSSQVCTKEPFFFGEENAPLKVACLDFGIKLNILRNLAERGVYCKVFPAKTSLAEMEAWNPDGYFLSNGPGDPAVMDYAVKTTKEILELNKPVFGICLGHQILAESCGISTYKMHHGHRGLNHPIKNLLTGKSEITSQNHGFVVKREDVEKSDLVEITHVHLNDNTIAGIRLKQKPAFSVQYHPESSPGPHDSRYLFDDFISLMRKN from the coding sequence ATGAATAAACAAAAAGCAACCCTACTTCTTGCTGACGGTACAATCTTTAGAGGAACGCTCATTGGCAGTCCTGGTACCAACGGCGGAGAGATATGTTTCAATACCGGCATGACCGGCTATCAGGAAATCTATACTGATCCATCCTATACCGGACAAATTGTAGTGACCACAACCTCCCATATCGGGAATTATGGGGTAATTGATTCTGAAGTTGAATCTGACCATCCTACCATTGCCGGAATAGTTGTCAATAGTTTTTCAGAAGTGTATAGCAGGCTTGATGCCAGTGGCTCCCTTCAGGATTATCTGGTCAAATATGGCATCACCGGTATTGCTGATATTGATACACGTAAACTGGTGAGACATATCCGTTCTAAAGGGGCCATGAATGCCATCATCAGCTCTGAATTTGAAGAGGATCTTGCCGGACTCAAGGCGCAGTTGAATCTTGTGCCGGACATGAACGGGCTGGAACTTTCTTCCCAGGTATGTACCAAAGAACCATTCTTTTTTGGGGAAGAAAATGCTCCCTTAAAAGTGGCCTGTTTGGACTTTGGTATCAAATTGAATATCCTGAGGAACCTGGCCGAAAGAGGGGTGTATTGTAAGGTTTTTCCTGCTAAGACAAGTTTGGCCGAAATGGAAGCATGGAATCCCGACGGCTATTTCCTTTCCAATGGTCCCGGAGATCCTGCGGTAATGGATTATGCGGTGAAGACTACCAAAGAGATTTTGGAATTGAATAAGCCTGTTTTTGGGATTTGTCTGGGGCATCAGATATTGGCCGAATCCTGCGGTATATCCACTTACAAGATGCACCATGGACACAGAGGGCTTAACCATCCTATCAAGAACCTGCTTACAGGAAAAAGTGAAATTACTTCTCAAAACCATGGCTTTGTGGTAAAAAGGGAAGATGTGGAGAAAAGCGACCTGGTGGAAATAACCCATGTACATCTCAACGACAATACGATTGCAGGTATCCGCTTGAAACAAAAACCAGCATTTTCTGTACAATACCATCCGGAATCATCTCCTGGACCTCATGATTCGAGGTATTTATTCGATGATTTTATATCTTTAATGCGAAAAAATTAA
- the rplQ gene encoding 50S ribosomal protein L17: MRHGKKFNHLGRTASHRKAMLSNMANSLILHKRISTTLAKAKELKKYVEPLITRAKEDTTHNRRVAFSYLKNKEGIKALFGEVIEKVGNRAGGYTRIIKTGFRLGDNAEMCIIELVDFNELMLKEAKPAKKTTRRSRRGAGKAAESPAAEASKAEENNQEKSAE; encoded by the coding sequence ATGAGACACGGTAAGAAATTTAACCACCTTGGCAGGACAGCCAGTCACAGGAAGGCTATGCTTTCCAATATGGCTAACTCCCTGATTCTTCACAAGCGTATTTCTACAACGCTTGCCAAGGCTAAGGAGCTTAAAAAATATGTAGAGCCTCTGATTACCAGAGCCAAAGAAGATACTACTCACAACAGGAGGGTAGCTTTCTCTTACCTGAAAAACAAAGAAGGTATCAAAGCTTTGTTTGGTGAGGTGATTGAAAAAGTTGGTAATAGAGCCGGTGGATATACAAGAATTATCAAAACAGGATTCCGTCTTGGTGATAATGCTGAAATGTGTATCATTGAATTGGTTGATTTCAATGAGTTGATGCTTAAAGAAGCCAAACCAGCCAAGAAAACAACCAGAAGAAGTAGAAGAGGCGCAGGTAAAGCTGCAGAATCTCCTGCTGCAGAGGCTTCAAAAGCTGAAGAAAACAATCAAGAAAAATCTGCTGAATAA
- a CDS encoding DNA-directed RNA polymerase subunit alpha, whose protein sequence is MSILAFQMPEKVVMEKADDFHGLFTFKPLEKGYGVTIGNALRRILLSSLEGYAITSVKLPGVVHEFSTIEGVVEDVTDIILNLKQVRFKKVHDSIDGKITVEVKNQSVFTAGDIAKFTSSFEVLNPELVICHLDDTKSFEIELTVEKGRGYLPAEESKPKEQVFGVIPIDAIFTPIKNVKYSVENTRVEQKTDFEKLIIEVTTDGSIHPEKALQESAKILIQHFMLFSDQTMVLDTGGPSEPEPIDEEYLHMRKLLKTPLGDLDLSVRAFNCLKAADVRTLGDLAKLEISDMMKFRNFGKKSLAELEQLIQEKGLTFGMDLSKYKLDEE, encoded by the coding sequence ATGTCCATATTAGCATTTCAAATGCCCGAGAAAGTGGTGATGGAAAAAGCCGATGACTTCCACGGTTTGTTCACCTTCAAGCCACTTGAAAAGGGCTATGGGGTTACTATCGGTAATGCCTTGAGGAGAATTTTGTTATCTTCTCTAGAAGGTTATGCCATCACTTCCGTGAAGCTTCCAGGAGTGGTTCATGAATTTTCCACCATCGAGGGTGTTGTTGAAGATGTGACTGATATCATTTTGAACCTGAAGCAAGTTAGGTTCAAAAAAGTGCATGATTCCATCGACGGAAAAATCACTGTTGAAGTTAAAAATCAGTCCGTTTTCACTGCTGGAGATATCGCCAAGTTCACCTCTTCTTTTGAGGTATTGAATCCTGAGTTGGTTATTTGCCACTTAGATGATACAAAGAGTTTTGAAATCGAATTGACAGTTGAAAAGGGTAGAGGCTACCTTCCTGCAGAGGAATCCAAACCTAAAGAGCAGGTATTTGGAGTCATTCCAATCGATGCTATCTTTACTCCTATCAAAAATGTTAAGTACAGCGTAGAGAACACCAGGGTTGAACAAAAAACCGACTTTGAAAAACTCATTATTGAGGTGACCACTGACGGTTCCATCCACCCTGAGAAAGCTCTTCAGGAATCCGCAAAAATCCTGATCCAGCATTTCATGTTGTTTTCTGACCAGACTATGGTATTGGATACTGGAGGACCTTCCGAGCCAGAACCAATTGATGAGGAGTACCTGCACATGAGAAAGCTTTTGAAAACTCCTCTTGGAGATCTTGATCTTTCCGTTCGTGCGTTCAACTGTTTGAAAGCTGCAGATGTAAGGACTTTGGGTGATCTTGCTAAACTTGAAATTTCCGATATGATGAAATTCAGGAATTTCGGTAAGAAATCCTTAGCTGAGCTTGAGCAGCTTATCCAGGAAAAAGGTTTGACCTTCGGAATGGATTTGTCTAAGTATAAACTTGATGAAGAATAA
- the rpsD gene encoding 30S ribosomal protein S4, with protein MARYTGPKAKIARRFGEPIEGYSKALQKKNYPPGQHGRGRRKKQSEYAIQLAEKQKAKYIYGVLERQFAKMFDIASRKQGITGENLLQLLESRLDNTVYRLGISPTRRGARQLVSHKHILVNGEVVNIPSYSLKPGDVISVRERSKSLEAITSSLAGKSNRYPWLEWDNASLAGKFVSVPTREDIPENIKEQLIVELYSK; from the coding sequence ATGGCAAGATATACAGGTCCAAAGGCTAAAATCGCCAGAAGATTCGGTGAGCCTATCGAAGGATATAGCAAGGCGCTCCAAAAGAAAAACTACCCTCCAGGTCAACATGGAAGAGGTAGAAGAAAAAAGCAGTCTGAATATGCTATTCAGTTAGCTGAAAAGCAAAAAGCAAAATACATCTATGGTGTATTGGAAAGACAGTTTGCCAAGATGTTTGACATTGCTTCCAGAAAGCAGGGTATTACAGGTGAAAACTTGCTTCAATTGTTGGAGTCCAGATTAGACAACACTGTTTACAGATTGGGTATTTCTCCTACAAGAAGAGGTGCAAGACAGCTTGTTTCTCACAAGCACATTCTAGTGAATGGTGAAGTGGTGAACATCCCTTCTTATTCCCTAAAGCCAGGAGATGTGATCAGCGTAAGAGAGCGTTCCAAGTCTTTGGAAGCCATTACCAGCAGCTTGGCAGGAAAATCCAACCGTTATCCTTGGTTAGAGTGGGATAACGCCTCTTTAGCAGGCAAGTTTGTATCAGTTCCTACAAGAGAAGATATTCCTGAGAATATCAAGGAGCAACTGATTGTCGAACTTTACTCTAAATAA
- the rpsK gene encoding 30S ribosomal protein S11 has protein sequence MAQKRNDKAKGKKRVVKVEAVGQAHIKASFNNIIISITNNSGQVISWASAGKMGFRGSKKNTPYAAQMAAQNCGQVAYDLGLRKIEVFVKGPGAGRESAIRTLQNVGLDVTTIIDVTPLPHNGCRPPKRRRV, from the coding sequence ATGGCTCAGAAAAGAAACGATAAAGCTAAAGGTAAAAAAAGAGTTGTGAAAGTAGAAGCTGTGGGCCAAGCGCACATCAAAGCTTCTTTTAACAATATCATTATCTCTATTACCAATAATTCTGGTCAAGTGATATCTTGGGCTTCTGCCGGTAAAATGGGTTTCAGAGGTTCTAAGAAAAACACTCCATACGCTGCACAAATGGCTGCTCAAAACTGTGGGCAGGTGGCTTATGACCTAGGGTTGAGAAAAATTGAGGTTTTTGTAAAAGGTCCCGGTGCTGGTCGTGAATCAGCTATCAGAACTTTGCAGAATGTTGGTTTGGATGTTACTACGATCATCGATGTGACGCCACTTCCTCACAACGGATGCCGTCCTCCAAAACGTAGAAGGGTTTAA
- the rpsM gene encoding 30S ribosomal protein S13, translating into MARIAGVDIPDNKRGEIGLTYIFGIGRSSARAILSKANISFDKKVGEWNDDESTAIRNIIAAEFRTEGALKSEIQLNIKRLMDIGCYRGLRHRKGLPVRGQKTKNNARTRKGKRKTVANKKKATK; encoded by the coding sequence ATGGCAAGAATTGCAGGTGTTGACATACCAGACAACAAACGTGGTGAAATAGGCCTTACCTATATTTTCGGTATCGGTAGGAGCTCTGCAAGAGCTATCCTAAGCAAGGCTAATATTTCCTTTGACAAAAAGGTGGGCGAGTGGAATGACGATGAGTCCACTGCAATCCGTAACATCATCGCTGCAGAATTCAGAACTGAAGGTGCATTGAAGTCTGAAATTCAGTTGAACATCAAAAGATTGATGGATATCGGTTGTTACAGAGGTTTGAGACATAGAAAAGGTCTTCCTGTTAGGGGTCAAAAAACCAAAAACAACGCTAGAACTAGAAAAGGTAAGAGAAAAACTGTTGCTAACAAGAAGAAGGCAACTAAATAA
- the ykgO gene encoding type B 50S ribosomal protein L36, translating into MKVKASIKKRSADCKVIRRKGKLYVINKKNPKFKQRQG; encoded by the coding sequence ATGAAAGTAAAGGCATCAATCAAGAAGAGAAGTGCTGATTGTAAAGTGATCAGAAGAAAAGGAAAACTTTACGTCATCAATAAGAAGAATCCTAAGTTTAAACAAAGACAAGGTTAA
- the infA gene encoding translation initiation factor IF-1 — MAKQTSIEQDGTIIEALSNAMFKVELENGHQLIAHISGKMRMNYIKILPGDKVKLELSPYDLTKGRIVYRYK, encoded by the coding sequence ATGGCTAAACAGACATCTATAGAACAGGATGGTACGATCATAGAAGCATTGTCCAACGCAATGTTTAAAGTGGAACTGGAGAATGGACATCAATTGATAGCTCATATATCCGGTAAAATGAGAATGAATTACATCAAGATCCTTCCGGGAGATAAAGTGAAATTAGAACTCTCTCCCTACGATCTGACAAAAGGTAGAATCGTTTACAGATATAAATAA